Proteins co-encoded in one Acidobacteriota bacterium genomic window:
- a CDS encoding Dabb family protein: MIIMRRNTKLIGSISAALLLAGIILLGANTGWAQSAPAPAPAKKLSSLMHVFSYTPIPTATPADFSAFEKATKDLVGKIPGLRKVWVGKLMRPLKLGEVQREYGVAMEFDNEAALTIYATHPAHEVWVKAYEKVRVEGTTTVDILVE; encoded by the coding sequence ATGATTATCATGCGCAGAAATACTAAATTGATTGGATCGATTTCGGCGGCACTGTTGCTGGCCGGGATCATTCTGTTGGGCGCGAATACAGGCTGGGCGCAGTCGGCCCCGGCCCCGGCCCCGGCGAAGAAGTTGAGTTCGCTGATGCACGTGTTTTCCTACACACCAATACCCACGGCGACGCCGGCGGACTTCAGCGCATTCGAGAAGGCAACAAAAGATTTGGTGGGCAAGATACCGGGACTGCGCAAAGTTTGGGTGGGCAAGCTGATGCGTCCGCTGAAGCTGGGCGAGGTGCAACGAGAATACGGCGTGGCCATGGAGTTCGATAACGAAGCCGCGCTGACCATTTACGCCACGCACCCAGCGCACGAAGTTTGGGTGAAGGCCTACGAAAAAGTCCGCGTGGAAGGCACCACCACCGTCGATATTTTGGTGGAGTAG
- a CDS encoding metal-binding protein SmbP: MKKKVLATMLFGFVAGVVMLAPPAAFAQADNAHVKETVTHAAEAVKHGKMGHAPILVTHAEEAMKHAEMAAKEVKSPHLDMAIKGLTDAITHGKMGHADVATAGAEEAVKHLAMMK; the protein is encoded by the coding sequence ATGAAGAAGAAAGTTCTGGCAACAATGTTGTTTGGTTTTGTCGCCGGCGTTGTAATGCTGGCCCCGCCGGCCGCGTTTGCTCAGGCCGACAACGCGCACGTCAAGGAAACCGTTACCCACGCCGCTGAAGCCGTGAAGCATGGCAAGATGGGCCACGCTCCCATTCTGGTTACGCACGCCGAGGAAGCCATGAAGCATGCCGAGATGGCCGCCAAGGAAGTGAAGAGTCCGCACCTGGACATGGCCATCAAGGGTCTGACTGACGCCATCACCCACGGCAAGATGGGCCACGCCGATGTCGCCACCGCAGGCGCTGAAGAAGCCGTGAAGCACCTTGCGATGATGAAATAA
- a CDS encoding redoxin domain-containing protein: protein MLDPNLWREGTVALKRVWIHTALALALLLPMAAQAQEPPAEIMSKFKVGDVAPDFTLPDQAGKPVKLSDFRGKKNVVLAFYVLAFTGG from the coding sequence ATGTTGGACCCAAATTTATGGCGGGAGGGAACTGTGGCACTTAAGCGAGTATGGATACACACGGCTCTGGCCCTGGCGTTGCTGCTGCCCATGGCGGCACAGGCGCAGGAGCCACCGGCCGAGATTATGAGCAAGTTCAAAGTAGGCGACGTGGCCCCCGACTTCACCCTGCCGGACCAGGCGGGCAAGCCGGTCAAGCTCAGCGATTTTCGCGGCAAGAAAAACGTAGTGCTGGCCTTCTATGTGCTGGCCTTCACCGGTGGCTGA
- a CDS encoding redoxin domain-containing protein, whose amino-acid sequence MRELTAYQADIAHFENTGTQILGISVDSSPANKRFAEDLKLTFPLLSDFKRTVSKQYGILNEEREIAVRTTYVLDKQGVIKSVEQGSVAIDPSGAKAMCSLLK is encoded by the coding sequence ATCCGCGAATTGACGGCGTATCAGGCTGATATCGCCCATTTCGAAAACACCGGCACACAGATCCTCGGCATCAGCGTGGACAGCTCCCCGGCCAACAAGCGTTTCGCCGAAGACCTGAAGCTGACCTTCCCGCTGCTCAGCGACTTCAAGCGCACCGTCAGCAAGCAGTACGGCATCCTCAATGAGGAACGCGAGATCGCCGTGCGAACCACCTACGTCCTCGACAAGCAGGGCGTGATCAAGAGCGTCGAGCAAGGGTCCGTGGCCATTGACCCGAGCGGCGCCAAGGCGATGTGCAGCCTGCTGAAGTAA
- a CDS encoding M61 family peptidase gives MRVMVWRAARTWRSRPQIFFLLCTLVAAAIAPATARGQSLEITLDAREAARGVLHAELTIPADSGPITLYYPKWIPGEHGPTGPVRDVVNLRMKAGGRELDWKRDPLDLYAFRTVVPAGAKSLSVTLDFLLPSEEKGFSAGRSSTDHLAILSWHYVLLYPAGRPVAQLSIRPRLIIPEGWQFGTALEQKGTVSGPSPSAIEFQSVSVATLVDSPVLMGRFFRNYQLTDQPVPHRLHIAADSEAALESSSEVPQLYRRVIEEALALFGGSPPGNPYDKYDFLLALSDHIALFGLEHHESSDNRLGEDALRSDGGRRGAAGMLAHEFVHSWNGKARRPAGMVNADFQQPQDTELLWIYEGLTDYLEAIIPVRAGLWSEQELREHLAITAGNQVAQSGRAWRSLEDTALSAQIQFEAPAAGSDRRRSIDFYDEASLIWLEVDATLRSESHGNYSLDDFCRRFLGKPAASIRTPKVATYKYEEMIETLRDLVRYDWEWFFRERVERRAPKAPLGGIEKSGWKLSFRDTLEERFRTYELSSGYSDFRHSLGLILNRNDDKSIRVQEVLEGSPAARAGVLAGMRVVAINTLEFSPEVLRQAIRAAQHSAATIDLLIERDERHSTLHVEYHGGERYPFLERVEGQPDLLEEIARPRGN, from the coding sequence ATGCGGGTGATGGTGTGGAGGGCTGCGCGAACGTGGCGGTCGCGTCCTCAAATATTCTTTCTGCTCTGCACGCTGGTTGCGGCGGCGATTGCGCCGGCGACCGCGCGAGGTCAGTCGCTGGAGATCACGCTGGATGCGCGCGAGGCTGCGCGCGGCGTGCTGCATGCGGAGTTGACCATCCCCGCCGACTCCGGTCCCATCACGCTCTACTACCCAAAATGGATTCCCGGCGAGCATGGCCCCACGGGTCCGGTGCGCGACGTGGTGAATCTGCGCATGAAGGCCGGGGGGCGCGAGCTGGACTGGAAGCGCGATCCGCTCGATCTGTACGCTTTCCGCACCGTCGTCCCAGCGGGCGCGAAGTCGCTGAGCGTTACACTGGACTTTCTGCTGCCTTCCGAGGAAAAAGGATTTTCCGCCGGACGCTCCTCCACGGACCATCTCGCCATTCTAAGTTGGCACTATGTTCTGCTCTATCCCGCGGGCCGGCCGGTGGCGCAATTATCGATCCGCCCGCGATTAATCATCCCCGAGGGCTGGCAGTTCGGCACGGCTTTGGAGCAAAAGGGGACGGTCAGTGGACCATCGCCATCGGCGATTGAGTTTCAGTCAGTCTCCGTAGCCACGCTGGTGGACTCGCCGGTGCTGATGGGCCGCTTCTTCCGTAATTATCAACTGACCGACCAGCCGGTGCCGCACCGCCTGCACATCGCCGCCGACAGCGAGGCCGCGCTCGAATCCAGTTCGGAAGTCCCGCAACTTTACCGGCGGGTGATCGAGGAAGCCCTTGCGCTGTTCGGCGGCAGTCCACCCGGCAATCCTTATGACAAATACGATTTCCTGCTGGCCCTGAGCGACCACATCGCGCTGTTTGGCCTCGAGCATCACGAATCCAGCGACAACCGGCTTGGCGAAGATGCGCTGCGCTCCGACGGTGGACGGCGCGGCGCCGCCGGGATGTTGGCGCATGAGTTCGTGCATTCCTGGAACGGCAAGGCGCGGCGTCCGGCGGGCATGGTGAATGCGGATTTCCAGCAACCGCAGGACACGGAGTTGTTGTGGATATACGAAGGGCTCACCGACTATCTGGAGGCCATCATTCCCGTGCGCGCGGGCCTGTGGTCGGAGCAGGAGTTGCGTGAGCACCTGGCTATCACGGCGGGCAATCAGGTGGCGCAGTCAGGTCGCGCGTGGCGTTCGCTGGAGGATACCGCCCTGTCCGCGCAGATTCAGTTTGAAGCGCCCGCCGCGGGCAGCGACCGCAGACGCAGCATCGATTTCTACGATGAAGCTTCGCTGATCTGGCTGGAGGTGGACGCGACGCTGCGCAGCGAAAGCCACGGGAACTATTCGCTCGACGATTTCTGCCGGCGTTTCCTGGGCAAGCCCGCCGCGTCCATCCGCACGCCGAAGGTGGCTACCTATAAGTATGAAGAGATGATCGAGACGTTGCGCGATCTGGTCCGCTATGACTGGGAGTGGTTCTTCCGCGAGCGCGTGGAGCGGCGCGCCCCGAAGGCTCCGCTGGGCGGCATCGAGAAGAGTGGGTGGAAGTTGTCCTTCCGCGACACGCTGGAGGAGAGGTTCCGGACGTACGAGCTGTCCAGCGGCTACAGTGACTTCCGCCACTCGCTCGGCCTGATATTGAACCGGAATGACGATAAGAGCATTCGTGTGCAAGAGGTGCTTGAGGGCAGCCCCGCGGCGCGTGCCGGAGTGCTGGCGGGCATGCGAGTGGTCGCGATCAACACGCTCGAATTTTCTCCCGAAGTGCTGCGGCAGGCGATCCGGGCGGCGCAGCATTCAGCGGCAACCATTGATCTGCTCATCGAGCGCGACGAACGGCATAGCACGCTTCACGTGGAGTATCACGGCGGAGAGCGCTATCCATTTCTGGAGCGTGTCGAAGGCCAGCCTGACTTGCTGGAAGAGATTGCGCGCCCGCGCGGAAATTAA
- a CDS encoding sigma-54-dependent Fis family transcriptional regulator: protein MKTQTLNNLKVLVVDDEAAMRMVLEMRLKDWGCTVATSEDGGAGVAAAKQFRPDVILTDVSMPVMNGLELLAAVRHESSGLNPLPAVILLTAQGTIDMAVEAMKHGAQDFITKPLNYTKLRAVLEAAGQDIALKTQSRKLAAKIEHPAFGPFIGSSPRMQELYELLQTLAASDTPVFITGESGTGKELAARAIHSLSALAGGPFVAINSSAIPETLMESELFGHEKGSFTGATGTRAGCFEMAHRGVLLLDEITEMPVALQPKLLRVLEDRRVRRLGGSQEFQFDVRVLAATNREPGEAIRTGMLREDLFYRLNVFTVQLPALREHKDDIPQLLQHFIGELNEKHKTSLTTPVAAARPEALELLCQYDWPGNVREFRNVAERAVILAKGEWIEAAHLPPYIRDGGEGAAAVSRQAGNPGATAADAERQLILKTLEQAGNNKSETARRLGLDVKTIRNKLKAYGLT from the coding sequence ATGAAAACACAGACGCTAAATAATCTGAAGGTGTTGGTGGTGGATGATGAAGCCGCCATGCGCATGGTGCTGGAGATGCGCCTGAAAGATTGGGGCTGCACCGTTGCCACCTCCGAAGACGGCGGCGCGGGAGTCGCGGCTGCGAAGCAATTCCGTCCCGACGTGATTCTCACCGATGTTTCCATGCCCGTGATGAACGGCCTGGAGCTGCTGGCCGCTGTGCGCCACGAATCGAGCGGATTGAATCCTTTGCCGGCGGTGATCCTGCTGACCGCGCAGGGCACCATCGACATGGCGGTTGAGGCCATGAAGCATGGCGCGCAGGACTTCATCACCAAGCCGCTTAATTACACCAAACTGCGCGCCGTGCTGGAGGCTGCCGGCCAGGACATCGCGCTGAAAACGCAATCGCGCAAACTGGCGGCGAAAATCGAGCACCCGGCTTTCGGTCCGTTCATCGGCTCCAGCCCCAGGATGCAGGAGTTGTACGAACTGCTGCAAACCCTGGCGGCCAGCGACACGCCGGTCTTCATCACCGGCGAGAGCGGCACGGGCAAGGAACTGGCGGCCCGCGCCATCCACTCGCTCAGCGCGCTGGCAGGCGGACCATTCGTGGCCATCAACTCATCCGCCATCCCGGAAACGCTGATGGAGAGCGAGTTATTCGGCCACGAGAAGGGATCGTTCACGGGCGCAACGGGCACGCGTGCCGGGTGCTTCGAGATGGCCCACCGCGGTGTGCTGCTGCTCGATGAAATCACCGAGATGCCTGTCGCCCTGCAACCAAAGCTGCTGCGCGTATTGGAAGACCGGCGCGTGCGTCGCCTCGGTGGGTCGCAGGAATTTCAGTTTGACGTGCGCGTACTCGCCGCCACGAATCGCGAGCCCGGCGAGGCCATCCGCACCGGCATGTTGCGCGAGGACCTCTTCTATCGCCTGAATGTCTTCACTGTGCAGTTGCCCGCGCTGCGGGAGCATAAGGATGACATCCCGCAGTTGCTGCAACACTTTATTGGCGAGTTGAATGAGAAGCATAAAACATCGTTGACCACTCCGGTGGCGGCCGCGCGGCCCGAGGCGCTGGAATTGCTGTGCCAATACGACTGGCCGGGCAACGTGCGCGAGTTCCGCAACGTCGCCGAGCGCGCCGTGATTCTGGCCAAAGGCGAGTGGATCGAGGCGGCTCATCTGCCGCCTTACATCCGGGATGGCGGAGAGGGCGCCGCGGCTGTAAGCAGGCAGGCCGGCAACCCGGGGGCCACGGCCGCCGACGCCGAGCGCCAGTTGATATTAAAGACTCTGGAGCAAGCCGGGAACAACAAATCAGAGACCGCGCGGCGGCTGGGCCTTGATGTCAAAACGATACGCAATAAACTGAAGGCGTACGGACTGACCTAA
- a CDS encoding HAMP domain-containing histidine kinase, with translation MKISTKITTGFAGLILLLAAILGYRMILMSQVQYVLRTLGATNFRASLVSLQMIQDLAQVDEFTRKTYVTGGDPDYVAQARLMRDSFRRGMEEIRGIALTPVEEEQVKSLATLWSRFVALPEVPVQEQDFQRQIALIEDLRLQTQNVIRVTREAISLQVETSAEEARRADRISLGTALLALAIGIIGAVWIVRSIARPLRKLTAGTRAVAAGEVTHQIQLESRDELAQLAADFNAMTIRLGELDQMKRDFVSHASHELKTPLASMQETVRLMLDGIPGALNGQQRRLLELNLQSSQRLSAMLRNLLDLSRMEAGVMEYAFEWNDLRELARAAASELEGMLREKSLKIELDLPEKSCVAQCDGGRIMQVITNLLGNAIKYSPAGAPVRIALHQVFALPEDMPNLWRVRMPERSSQNLYAVLSIADIGPGVPADERIKIFEKFHQVREPSSENGGAASAAGTISSRLRSSLATMNTGLGLTISRTIVEAHRGAIWVTENDAAASGSRGSIFHMLLPVDAKAPLIEPVDSAPI, from the coding sequence ATGAAGATCTCCACAAAAATCACGACGGGCTTCGCTGGCTTGATCCTGCTCCTGGCGGCGATACTCGGCTACCGCATGATCCTGATGTCGCAGGTACAGTATGTCCTGCGCACGTTGGGAGCCACCAACTTTCGCGCCTCGTTGGTCTCTCTGCAGATGATCCAGGACTTGGCGCAGGTGGATGAGTTCACGCGCAAGACATACGTTACCGGCGGCGATCCGGACTACGTCGCTCAGGCGCGCCTGATGCGCGACTCATTCCGCCGGGGCATGGAGGAAATTCGCGGCATTGCGCTGACTCCAGTCGAAGAGGAACAGGTAAAATCGCTGGCCACGCTGTGGAGCCGCTTCGTGGCGCTGCCCGAGGTCCCTGTACAGGAGCAGGACTTTCAGCGGCAAATTGCGCTCATCGAAGATCTGCGGCTGCAAACACAAAATGTGATTCGCGTCACACGCGAAGCCATCTCCCTTCAGGTGGAAACGTCCGCGGAGGAGGCACGGCGCGCCGACCGCATCTCGCTGGGAACCGCGCTGCTGGCTCTGGCCATCGGCATCATCGGCGCGGTGTGGATTGTCCGCTCCATCGCGCGCCCGCTGCGCAAGCTGACGGCGGGCACGCGCGCCGTGGCCGCCGGAGAAGTCACGCACCAGATTCAACTCGAAAGCCGGGATGAACTGGCGCAATTGGCCGCCGACTTCAACGCCATGACCATCCGTCTGGGAGAGCTGGACCAGATGAAGCGCGACTTCGTCTCGCACGCCTCGCATGAACTGAAGACACCACTGGCCTCGATGCAGGAGACGGTCCGCCTGATGCTGGACGGCATACCCGGCGCGCTGAATGGACAGCAGCGCCGTCTGCTCGAACTGAATCTGCAGAGCAGCCAGCGACTCTCCGCCATGCTGCGCAACCTGCTGGACCTCTCGCGCATGGAGGCCGGCGTGATGGAGTACGCCTTCGAATGGAATGATCTGCGCGAACTGGCGCGCGCCGCGGCCAGCGAGTTGGAGGGTATGCTGCGCGAGAAGAGTCTGAAAATTGAATTGGATTTGCCGGAGAAATCCTGTGTCGCGCAGTGCGATGGCGGGCGAATCATGCAGGTGATCACCAACCTGCTCGGCAATGCCATCAAGTACTCGCCCGCTGGTGCGCCGGTCCGCATCGCGCTGCATCAGGTATTTGCGCTGCCCGAGGATATGCCCAATCTGTGGCGCGTGCGCATGCCGGAGCGGTCCAGTCAGAATCTCTACGCGGTACTCTCCATCGCGGACATCGGTCCGGGCGTCCCCGCCGATGAGCGCATAAAAATATTTGAAAAGTTTCACCAGGTACGCGAACCAAGCTCTGAAAATGGCGGGGCGGCATCTGCTGCCGGAACGATCAGCAGTCGCTTGCGCAGTTCGCTGGCCACCATGAATACCGGACTGGGCCTCACCATCAGCCGGACCATCGTGGAGGCCCATCGCGGGGCCATTTGGGTCACGGAAAACGACGCCGCTGCCAGCGGCTCGCGGGGAAGCATCTTTCACATGCTGCTGCCCGTGGACGCCAAAGCCCCCTTGATCGAGCCGGTGGACTCGGCGCCCATCTAA
- a CDS encoding OmpA family protein, producing the protein MNMSSSWLAVGAMSAVMLVSGACSTKKYVREQIDARSNELSVKMDEKDGQLEAGIQANASQITELSGVTREHGQLINTLDTGLKVTDAKAATAISTGQAAQVTADHAVGEIASLDEKFARRNHLEQQEELAILFELGSARLDATNDMRLNELALKLKQNPDARLVLEGRTDATGDETYNIQLGEKRVAAIERFLVVGHSVPMHQVSKMSFGEDNPLTENDSKEGRAANRAVVVRLMAPAVETLSSSAANR; encoded by the coding sequence ATGAACATGAGCAGCAGTTGGCTGGCGGTGGGAGCGATGAGCGCGGTAATGTTGGTTTCCGGCGCGTGCTCCACCAAGAAATATGTGCGTGAGCAGATCGATGCCCGCTCGAATGAGCTGTCCGTGAAGATGGACGAGAAGGACGGACAACTCGAAGCCGGCATCCAGGCCAACGCCAGCCAGATTACCGAACTCTCCGGCGTAACGCGCGAGCACGGCCAACTGATCAACACGCTGGATACCGGATTGAAGGTCACTGACGCCAAAGCCGCTACCGCGATCAGCACCGGCCAGGCCGCACAAGTCACGGCGGATCATGCTGTCGGCGAGATTGCCTCGCTCGACGAAAAATTCGCGCGGCGCAATCATCTGGAGCAACAGGAGGAACTCGCGATCCTGTTTGAACTGGGCAGCGCCCGGCTGGACGCCACCAACGACATGCGTCTGAACGAGCTGGCCCTGAAGCTCAAGCAGAATCCCGACGCGAGGTTGGTGCTGGAAGGCCGCACGGACGCGACGGGCGATGAAACCTACAACATTCAACTGGGAGAAAAGCGCGTTGCCGCTATCGAGCGTTTCCTGGTGGTAGGACACAGTGTGCCCATGCACCAGGTCAGCAAGATGAGCTTCGGAGAAGACAACCCGCTCACGGAAAACGATTCGAAGGAAGGGCGCGCGGCGAATCGCGCCGTGGTTGTGCGGCTGATGGCTCCGGCGGTGGAGACGCTATCGTCTTCCGCGGCGAATCGCTAA
- a CDS encoding CPBP family intramembrane metalloprotease: MNHTGYFLLPDGRLRAGWRLLIFVIFWVVIVNLLGWWLLEYSRHGQPVLAPLIHLASTAFVTWAMLKIFDCRPFADVGLGLDKGWWQLLGCGKLVGLATVAAVSVSLLGIADVQVTSVKSVNSSPMLAILTTTFLLVLAACFEELLFRGYPFQRLVEGIGATGAVLVSSTFFGIVHWTNPSASLLSTTNTVLAGVVLALGYLRTQSLWYPIGWHVAWNWSLGLAGFPVSGLDLFDVPWSAAGPPATAWLHGWEYGPEGGAVATVVLIGMAAMLWRCPGKVGCPSSPNRY; encoded by the coding sequence ATGAACCACACTGGTTACTTCCTGTTGCCGGACGGCCGCCTGCGCGCTGGCTGGCGCCTCCTGATATTTGTCATATTCTGGGTGGTGATCGTCAATTTATTGGGCTGGTGGCTTCTCGAATATAGCCGTCATGGCCAGCCGGTGCTGGCTCCACTGATCCACCTTGCCTCCACTGCATTCGTAACTTGGGCCATGCTCAAGATTTTTGACTGCCGCCCGTTTGCGGATGTTGGCCTAGGGCTGGACAAGGGATGGTGGCAGTTGCTGGGATGCGGCAAGCTGGTGGGACTGGCGACGGTCGCGGCGGTCTCTGTTAGCTTACTGGGGATCGCGGACGTTCAAGTTACGTCAGTGAAGTCCGTGAACTCTTCTCCCATGCTCGCCATCCTTACCACTACTTTCCTGCTCGTGCTGGCCGCTTGCTTCGAGGAATTGCTGTTCCGCGGTTATCCGTTTCAGCGGCTGGTGGAAGGAATCGGTGCGACCGGCGCCGTGCTGGTCTCTTCCACATTCTTTGGAATCGTGCATTGGACCAACCCTTCCGCGTCCTTGTTGAGCACCACCAACACGGTGCTGGCGGGAGTGGTGCTTGCGCTCGGATATTTGCGGACGCAATCGCTGTGGTATCCCATCGGCTGGCATGTGGCGTGGAACTGGAGCTTGGGCCTGGCGGGATTTCCGGTCAGCGGCCTGGACCTGTTCGATGTGCCTTGGAGCGCCGCTGGCCCGCCAGCCACCGCGTGGCTGCACGGCTGGGAATACGGCCCCGAGGGCGGAGCGGTCGCCACGGTCGTCCTAATCGGTATGGCGGCGATGCTCTGGCGGTGTCCGGGCAAAGTGGGCTGCCCAAGCTCACCGAACCGGTACTGA
- a CDS encoding GHMP kinase: MLRTQRRSMIAVAIDMIVQSQAPARVDLAGGTLDIWPLYLFHENSQTINFAIDCYARCRISARRDGRIEIVSRDLRRGEEFASFDELQRVARGGKLRLPLPALLIREFTSHAENLPGLTLEMESGVPTGSGLGGSSALNIAICGALSKFTQRFTGKKFAPGKLPGKLIEIARNVESQVLGVPAGEQDYYSAMFGGVQAIHLTPHGIEPEKLPVSPDEMNNRFVLCYTGQSRQSGINNWEVEKAHIDGRRDVVRHFARIAAIAAEMRSALIEHDWRAVARLAGADWAARKKAWPGITTEQIDRLIDIAKHNGAWAGKACGAGGGGCVAFLVEPEAKGRVAAALTAARAQVLPARVAPRGLQVRTEK, translated from the coding sequence ATGCTACGAACGCAGAGACGCAGCATGATCGCGGTCGCTATTGACATGATTGTTCAATCACAGGCGCCGGCGCGGGTGGATTTGGCGGGCGGGACCCTGGACATCTGGCCGCTCTACTTATTCCACGAAAATTCCCAGACGATTAATTTTGCGATTGATTGCTATGCGCGCTGTCGCATTTCAGCACGGCGTGATGGGCGGATTGAAATTGTTTCGCGCGATCTGCGGCGCGGCGAGGAGTTTGCGTCATTCGATGAATTGCAGCGAGTCGCGCGCGGCGGGAAGCTCCGGCTGCCTCTGCCGGCGCTGCTGATTCGGGAGTTCACGTCCCACGCTGAAAACTTGCCGGGGCTGACGCTGGAGATGGAGTCGGGCGTGCCCACCGGGTCGGGGCTGGGCGGGTCGTCGGCGCTGAACATCGCGATCTGCGGAGCGCTAAGTAAGTTTACGCAGCGATTCACGGGCAAGAAGTTTGCGCCGGGCAAGCTGCCCGGAAAACTCATTGAGATTGCGCGCAACGTAGAGTCGCAGGTGCTCGGCGTGCCGGCGGGCGAGCAGGATTATTACTCGGCGATGTTCGGCGGCGTGCAGGCGATTCATCTGACGCCGCACGGCATCGAGCCGGAGAAGCTGCCGGTGTCTCCGGACGAAATGAACAACCGCTTCGTGCTGTGCTACACGGGGCAGTCGCGGCAATCAGGGATCAACAACTGGGAAGTGGAGAAGGCGCACATTGACGGGCGGCGCGATGTAGTCCGCCACTTCGCGCGCATCGCGGCGATTGCGGCGGAGATGCGTTCCGCGTTGATCGAGCATGACTGGCGCGCGGTGGCGCGGCTGGCCGGGGCGGACTGGGCGGCGCGCAAGAAGGCCTGGCCGGGCATCACTACCGAGCAGATCGACCGGCTGATCGACATCGCCAAACACAACGGCGCGTGGGCAGGGAAGGCTTGCGGCGCGGGCGGCGGTGGATGCGTGGCGTTTCTGGTGGAACCGGAGGCGAAGGGCCGCGTGGCGGCCGCGTTGACGGCTGCGCGGGCGCAGGTTCTTCCGGCGCGCGTGGCGCCGCGTGGGTTGCAGGTGCGGACGGAGAAGTAG
- a CDS encoding type II toxin-antitoxin system HicA family toxin: MPKSISWRKLVQKFQRLGFDGPYAGRRHPFMVKGTQRVRIPNPRQGDISKALVAEILRQAGISSEDWDEA, encoded by the coding sequence GTGCCTAAGAGCATATCGTGGCGGAAACTGGTCCAGAAATTTCAGAGGCTGGGTTTTGACGGCCCTTACGCGGGACGCCGCCACCCATTCATGGTCAAAGGCACGCAACGAGTCCGCATCCCGAATCCTCGTCAGGGAGATATTTCCAAAGCACTAGTCGCGGAGATCCTCCGTCAAGCGGGTATCTCCTCAGAAGATTGGGATGAAGCTTAG
- a CDS encoding type II toxin-antitoxin system HicB family antitoxin → MLVEYVQKKMETAKYKKLEDGTYFGEIPGLRGVWGNAKKLEDCRRELQEVLEGWLLLKVSDREPIPGFKWKVEKVKLVNRA, encoded by the coding sequence ATGCTGGTGGAATACGTTCAAAAAAAAATGGAGACCGCCAAGTATAAGAAACTCGAAGATGGAACCTACTTCGGGGAGATACCCGGGCTGCGCGGCGTTTGGGGCAATGCCAAGAAGCTGGAAGACTGCCGCCGTGAGCTACAGGAAGTCTTGGAGGGCTGGCTGCTGCTCAAGGTCAGCGACCGGGAGCCAATCCCTGGGTTCAAGTGGAAAGTTGAAAAAGTGAAATTGGTTAATCGTGCCTAA